The proteins below come from a single Tachypleus tridentatus isolate NWPU-2018 chromosome 13, ASM421037v1, whole genome shotgun sequence genomic window:
- the RpS16 gene encoding ribosomal protein S16, translating into MMGTMQKESVPSVQVFGRKKTATAVAYCKRGTGLIKVNGRPLDTLEPQILRYKLQEPVLLLGKERFSGVDIRVRVKGGGHIAQIYAIRQAISKALVAYYQKYVDEASKKEIKDILIQYDRTLLVADPRRCEPKKFGGPGARARYQKSYR; encoded by the exons ATGATGGGAAC AATGCAAAAAGAGTCTGTACCGTCTGTACAAGTTTTTGGACGAAAA AAAACAGCCACAGCAGTGGCATATTGTAAACGTGGAACTGGGCTTATCAAAGTGAATGGAAGACCATTGGATACCTTGGAACCTCAGATTCTTAGGTACAAG CTTCAAGAACCAGTTTTACTGCTTGGGAAGGAAAGATTTTCTGGAGTAGACATAAGAGTTCGTGTCAAGGGAGGAGGTCACATAGCTCAGATATATG CAATAAGACAAGCCATCTCTAAAGCCCTTGTTGCATATTATCAAAAAT ATGTTGACGAAGCTTCAAAGAAAGAGATTAAAGATATACTAATCCAGTATGACAGAACCTTATTAGTGGCAGATCCACGTCGTTGCGAGCCAAAGAAATTTGGTGGGCCAGGAGCCAGGGCTCGTTACCAGAAATCTTACCGATAA